One window of Phalacrocorax aristotelis chromosome 26, bGulAri2.1, whole genome shotgun sequence genomic DNA carries:
- the LOC142048739 gene encoding retinol dehydrogenase 16-like: protein MWLYLPVVLAGLYLLRRWHRERQMVPRLSEKYVLITGCDSGFGNLLARQLDARGLRVLAACLTKTGAAQLQAATSSRLQTVLLDVTSSQSIAAATAWVQERVGNQGLWGLVNNAGITIPTAPNEWLTRDDFVKVLDVNLVGLIDVTLSLLPLLRRAQGRVVNVSSVMGRVSFFGGGYCISKYGVEAFSDSLRLEMRSFGVKVCMIEPGYFKTAITNAESLENNFLSVWEKLPKETKASYGENYLKAFLVSLKKMLNKCSSNLTLVTDCMEHALTSRFPRTRYSAGWDAKLIYIPLSYLPSALTDIIFTWLYPKPAGKA, encoded by the exons ATGTGGCTGTACCTGCCGGTGGTGCTGGCGGGGCTGTACCTGCTGCGGCGCTGGCACCGAGAGCGGCAGATGGTGCCGAGGCTCTCAGAGAAGTACGTGCTGATCACGGGCTGCGACAGCGGCTTCGGGAACCTGCTGGCGCGGCAGCTGGACGCGCGGGGCCTGCGGGTGCTGGCCGCCTGCTTGACCAAAACAGGAGCCGCGCAACTGCAGGCGGCCACCTCGTCGCGGCTGCAGACCGTCCTCCTGGACGTCACCTCCAGCCAGAGCatcgccgccgccaccgcctgGGTCCAGGAGCGTGTGGGCAACCAAG gTCTCTGGGGGCTGGTGAACAACGCGGGGATCACCATCCCCACCGCCCCGAATGAGTGGTTGACCAGGGATGACTTCGTCAAGGTGCTGGACGTCAACCTGGTTGGCCTCATCGACGTGACGCTGAGCCTCCTGCCCCTGTTGCGGCGGGCGCAGGGCCGGGTGGTCAACGTGTCCAGCGTGATGGGCCGCGTCTCCTTTTTTGGTGGGGGGTACTGCATCTCCAAGTACGGCGTGGAGGCCTTCTCTGACAGTCTCAG GCTTGAGATGCGCAGCTTCGGGGTGAAGGTCTGCATGATCGAGCCGGGCTACTTCAAGACGGCAATCACCAACGCTGAGAGCCtggagaataattttctttccgTTTGGGAGAAGCTCCCAAAGGAAACTAAAGCAAGTTACGGGGAGAATTACCTGAAGGCGT ttTTGGTATCACTCAAGAAGATGCTAAATAAGTGCAGCTCCAACCTGACGCTGGTCACGGACTGCATGGAGCACGCGCTGACCAGCCGCTTCCCACGCACCCGCTACTCTGCAGGCTGGGACGCCAAGCTGATCTACATCCCCCTCAGCTACCTGCCGTCAGCCCTCACGGACATCATATTCACCTGGTTGTACCCCAAACCTGCCGGGAAAGCC